A part of Winslowiella toletana genomic DNA contains:
- the hslU gene encoding HslU--HslV peptidase ATPase subunit, with translation MSEMTPREIVSELNRFIIGQDGAKKAVAIALRNRWRRMQLDEELRHEVTPKNILMIGPTGVGKTEIARRLAKLAHAPFIKVEATKFTEVGYVGKEVDSIIRDLTDAALKMVRMTAIDKNRYRAEEMAEERILDVLIPPAKNNWGQAEAAAEPSAARQSFRKKLREGQLDDKEIEIDLAASSMGVEIMAPPGMEEMTNQLQSMFQNLGGQKQKPRKLKIKEAMKLLIEEEAAKLVNPEELKQEAIEAVEQHGIVFIDEIDKICKRGESSGPDVSREGVQRDLLPLVEGCTVSTKHGMVKTDHILFIASGAFQVAKPSDLIPELQGRLPIRVELQALTVNDFERILTEPNASISVQYKALMGTEGVTVDFTEDGIRRIAEAAWQVNESTENIGARRLHTVLERLMEDISYDASDRQGESITIDAAYVGKHLDVLIADEDLSRFIL, from the coding sequence ATGTCTGAAATGACTCCGCGCGAAATCGTCAGCGAACTAAATCGATTTATCATTGGCCAGGACGGCGCGAAAAAAGCCGTGGCTATCGCCCTGCGCAACCGCTGGCGCCGCATGCAACTGGACGAAGAATTACGGCATGAAGTCACGCCAAAAAATATTCTGATGATCGGTCCAACCGGCGTCGGTAAAACCGAAATCGCCCGTCGTCTTGCCAAGCTGGCGCATGCGCCTTTTATCAAAGTTGAAGCGACCAAATTCACCGAAGTGGGCTATGTCGGGAAAGAAGTGGATTCAATTATCCGCGATCTGACTGACGCCGCACTGAAAATGGTGCGGATGACCGCCATCGATAAAAACCGCTATCGTGCTGAAGAGATGGCCGAAGAGCGCATTCTTGACGTTCTGATCCCTCCAGCGAAAAACAACTGGGGTCAGGCCGAAGCAGCAGCAGAACCTTCTGCAGCGCGCCAGTCGTTCCGTAAAAAGCTGCGTGAAGGCCAGCTGGACGACAAAGAGATTGAGATCGATCTCGCCGCCTCCTCAATGGGCGTAGAGATTATGGCGCCTCCAGGCATGGAGGAGATGACCAATCAGTTGCAGTCGATGTTCCAGAATCTGGGCGGCCAGAAGCAGAAACCGCGTAAGCTGAAGATCAAAGAAGCGATGAAGCTGCTGATCGAAGAAGAAGCGGCGAAACTGGTTAACCCGGAAGAGCTGAAGCAGGAAGCGATCGAGGCCGTCGAGCAGCACGGTATCGTGTTTATCGATGAGATCGACAAAATCTGTAAACGCGGTGAGTCTTCCGGTCCGGATGTGTCGCGTGAAGGCGTACAGCGCGACCTGCTGCCGCTGGTGGAAGGTTGTACCGTATCGACTAAACATGGCATGGTGAAAACTGACCATATTCTGTTTATCGCCTCCGGTGCCTTCCAGGTGGCCAAGCCTTCTGATTTGATTCCGGAACTGCAGGGTCGTCTGCCAATTCGTGTTGAGCTACAGGCGCTGACGGTTAATGACTTTGAACGCATTCTGACTGAGCCTAACGCTTCCATCTCCGTGCAGTACAAAGCGCTGATGGGCACCGAAGGGGTCACAGTTGACTTTACCGAAGACGGTATCCGTCGTATCGCTGAAGCAGCATGGCAGGTTAACGAATCCACCGAGAATATCGGTGCGCGTCGCCTGCATACCGTGCTGGAGCGTCTGATGGAAGATATCTCCTATGACGCCAGCGATCGTCAGGGTGAATCCATCACCATTGATGCAGCCTATGTGGGTAAACATCTGGATGTGCTGATTGCTGACGAAGATCTCAGCCGCTTTATTCTGTAA
- the hslV gene encoding ATP-dependent protease subunit HslV has translation MTTIVSVRRNGQVVIGGDGQATLGNTVMKGNVKKVRRLYNDKVIAGFAGGTADAFTLFELFERKLEMHQGHLVKAAVELAKDWRTDRMLRKLEALLAVADENASLIITGNGDVIQPENDLIAIGSGGPYAQAAARALLENTDIGARDIVEKALGIAGDICIYTNHNLTIEELPSKA, from the coding sequence GTGACAACAATAGTAAGTGTACGACGCAACGGCCAGGTAGTGATTGGCGGCGATGGCCAGGCTACTCTCGGCAATACCGTGATGAAAGGCAATGTTAAAAAAGTGCGTCGTCTCTACAACGACAAGGTGATCGCCGGATTTGCTGGCGGCACTGCAGATGCCTTTACCCTGTTTGAACTTTTTGAACGTAAACTGGAAATGCACCAGGGTCATCTGGTTAAAGCCGCTGTGGAACTGGCGAAAGACTGGCGTACCGACCGTATGCTGCGCAAGCTGGAAGCCCTGCTGGCTGTCGCCGACGAAAACGCCTCGCTGATTATCACCGGTAACGGTGACGTGATTCAGCCCGAAAACGATCTTATTGCCATCGGTTCAGGTGGTCCTTACGCTCAGGCAGCCGCGCGCGCGCTGCTGGAAAATACCGATATTGGCGCACGCGATATCGTGGAAAAAGCGTTGGGCATTGCAGGTGATATCTGCATCTACACCAACCATAATCTCACCATTGAAGAACTTCCGTCCAAAGCGTAA